The following DNA comes from Planctomycetia bacterium.
TGGGCCTCGAACCAGCGGATGGCCTCCGCCAGCGAGGCGGCTGTTTGCTCGGGAAAGAGTACGGACGTGCCGATGTGTTCCTCGTCAGCGGCCAACAAGGTTTCCGTGGCGCCCCCTTGGCCGAAAGCGATCACCGGCGTCCCACAGGCCTGGGCTTCGACCGGGGCGATGCCGAAATCCTCATGGGCGGCAAATAAGAGCGCCCGGCAGCGCCGCAGATGGTCGCGGATCGACTCATCGCTCTGCCAGCCGGTGAATCGCACGTGCGGCCCGGCCAGTTTTTGCAGGCGCGCCCGCTCCGGCCCGGCGCCAATCACAACCAGCCGCCGTCCCAAGATGCGGCAAGCTTCGATCGCTAGTTCGACCCGCTTGTACGGCACCAGGGCCGAAAAGCAGAGATAGAAGTCCTCACGCGGCGCGGCGGACGGCGAAAAATACTCCGTATCGACGGGTGGATACACGACCGCACTCTCGCGGCCGTAGCACTCGCGAATGCGGTCCGCGATGGTCCGGCTGATCGCCACGAACTGCGTCACGCGTTCGGCGGTCGCGCGATCCCAATCACGGATGCGATCGAGCACCTGGTTCCGCGCCCAGTCCCAGGGACGCGGCCAGACGGACGCGTCGTCCTGCCCGAGGTATTGATCGCGCAGGTGCCAGGCGTAACGCATCGGCGTGAAGCAATAGCAGGCATGGGGCACGCCATCCGGCACGTGAATGCTCTTGGCCACGGCATGGCTGAAACTGAGCACCAGGTCGATGTCTCCCGGCAACTCCAGGCTCTCAATCGCCCGCGGCATCAACGGCAG
Coding sequences within:
- a CDS encoding glycosyltransferase; its protein translation is MKIALVHDWLTGMRGGEKCLEAFCARFPEAPLFTLLHRLGKLSPVIERMDIRTSFLQKLPGASKHYRHLLPLMPRAIESLELPGDIDLVLSFSHAVAKSIHVPDGVPHACYCFTPMRYAWHLRDQYLGQDDASVWPRPWDWARNQVLDRIRDWDRATAERVTQFVAISRTIADRIRECYGRESAVVYPPVDTEYFSPSAAPREDFYLCFSALVPYKRVELAIEACRILGRRLVVIGAGPERARLQKLAGPHVRFTGWQSDESIRDHLRRCRALLFAAHEDFGIAPVEAQACGTPVIAFGQGGATETLLAADEEHIGTSVLFPEQTAASLAEAIRWFEAHPRQFSPTLARRNAERFERSRFEQELLNLVEQVAADRHATAPRRAA